TAGAACTACAACAACCACAAGGCACTGGGCGGGACATCAGGGTTTCCGGTCAGATCCGCTTCCGGTCTTTTGGATGCTGACGTTTTCTTCCGGTTGTCTGTGGCCCAGGATGGTGTTTGGGGTGCCCACGGTGAGTCCGGCAGTGGCGGTGGTACTGAGGGTCCCCGAGACCCAGGCTGACCGGAAGCGCGGTGCACACAGCTGTGGCTTGGACCGTCTCCGGGGCCTGCGGCTGCAGACGAGGTCGTGGGGCTGCAGTGTGGCTCCGCTCatggtgcctgcctgcctggcggTTCTTTCCATACTTGGGTTGATTTCTCACTCTGCTCTTTTTTCCAAAGATGAGGCCGCTGGCGTTTGTGGTGTTGGCTCTGTTAGCTGTCAGTCAAGGAGAAGAAGGAGCCAGGCTTTTGGCCTCTAAATCATTGCTGAACAGATACGCTGTGGAAGGGCGGGACCTGACCCTGCAGTATAACATCTACAATGTCGGCTCCAGGTAACGGCCTGGGCTGAGCATGCTCCTTCCTGGGTCCTGAGCTTCCACGTGGGCATAGAGAACTTTGTGGAGGAGCGAATTCTCTTTTGGAGCCCTCCAGCATCGGGTGCCGAGAGTGAAGGCATGGAGGAATCCACTAGAGGGCTTACTTTGGCCGGGGTGCTCTTTTGAAAGTGAAGGCTTCCTTGAGTGAACTTCCATCTTCCATTTTCGGGACCTGGAAGGCTTTCAGAGAATGTACATGTCATCCTAACCTCCGGGGAGCgactcccctctcccttcttccacgCATGAGCACTTCTATTGctgtcctttccttttatttttctattccatCTTCATCTTACTTCTCCAGTCCAGAAATTAGAGTCGGGATAATTTTGGGCCCATTCACTTCTGGATATGTGAATATCCTGGTGTTTCTGAGTAACGGAATCCCAGGTCTTGGTCTGGCTTCTTTAAAGCCAAGTTACTGTGAGGGTTCTTTTGACCAGCAGGTAGATTTTCTAGTTAACTGCCTTAATTTTATATCCCTTACTCTTGTGTTTGCTTTCTAGTGCTGCACTAGATGTGGAATTGTCTGACGATTCCTTCCCGCCAGAAGACTTCGGCATCGTCTCTGGTATGCTCAACGTCAAATGGGACCGGATCGCTCCGTATCCTCTTTTTCTAGGTAATGAGGGCCGGCACAGGGCATTGCTTCAAACAGTGGGCGTGGGGCTCTTTTTCTTGCCATCTGTGTGGATAAGATGACACAGGAAGACAGGAGCCAGCTGTGTGGGCTGTGAGCCCTGCGGTCCAGCAGCAAGGTGTAGATATTTATAAAGGTATCAGTGGCCACGCTGAAAGGTGTATTTTTCTTTGCATTGCTGGAGAGACACTCACGCACTCACATACACTGGGTAAATGCTCTAAACCCGAAGTTCTTTCAGAATaggttcagggctggagagatggcggttaagagcactgactgctcttccggaggtcctgagttcagttcccagtgaccacatggtggcttacaaccatctgtaatgacatctggtgcccagaacactgtgtacgtaataaataaataaatctttttttaaaaaaggaaaaaaggcagatTCTTAGCATATAGAAACTGGGTAACCTGTTGCCCCACCCCCTTACTCAATGACTgtctgatttcttattttttgattttttgagacaggatctcactctgtagcactggctgtactggaactccctctgtacaccaggctggtcttgaactcacagagatccgcctgcctctgcctcccgagtgctggggttaaaggtgtgtgccaccactgccccaccaTATGCTAAGCTTTTAAAAAGTGGGCTTGAAGCATGAAGAGGCGTGAAGTCACTACACGTGTTGTTAACTGTTTCATGAATGGCACATATTGTTTTACTTCCTTAACCCTTGGGCTAGTGCTAGCAATGTCTCCCACACAGTGGTCCTTCGTCCTCTCAAAGCTGGTTATTTCAACTTCACTTCAGCGACTATTACCTACTTGGCGCAGGAGGATGGACCTGTTGTGGTAAGTTGTCCAAACCTTAAGCTCTGTGGggctctcattctctctctctctctctctctctctccctccctctctttctctcccccctttctttcttttttctttctttcctttccttctttctttttctttccttccttcctccctcccttctttctttctttctttctttctttctttctttctttctctctttcttcccttcttcccttctttctttctttccttctttctttcttttttctttctttcctttccttctttctttttctttccttccttcctccctccctcccttctttctttctttctttctttctttctttctttctttctttctttctttctctctttcttcccttcttcccttctttctttctttccttccttctttctttctttctttctttccttctttccttctttctgtctttctctctccctctctctttctttctttctttctttctttctttctttctttctttctttctttctttctttctttctttcttgatacaTCTCACTACAcaatcctgactggcctggaacttacaagagagccacctgcctctgcttcccaagatcatgtgccaccatgcccaccctgaattggtttcattttgtttttcaagacaggtttctctgtgtagccctggctgtcctgaaacttgctctgtagaccaagctggccttgaactcagagatctgcctgcctctgtctcccctgcaccctgctttatttttaattaactgagtgatttaatttttctccttttacttgttttgagacagattctatGTAGCTCATAGAACTCTGAAGGAATTTGAATTccagatctttctgcctcagttacccaagtgctgggattactagtGTGCCAGTCGCTCTGTCCAGAACTCCCTGGTACTTAGTGGGTtaataaacatgaaaatcaaaGGCTCACCTGCTGCTGGGAACAGTTCTTCGTGGTGAGCTCCAAACTCTTGGCTCCTCTTGAGACAGCACAGGAATGTGTGGCAGCCCCAGCCCTTCTCTGGTAATGTACATTTTGGTAGGGCGTTAACATTTTCAGAACTCTTCTTACTACTT
The genomic region above belongs to Arvicola amphibius chromosome 14, mArvAmp1.2, whole genome shotgun sequence and contains:
- the Ssr2 gene encoding translocon-associated protein subunit beta isoform X1, coding for MLTFSSGCLWPRMVFGVPTMRPLAFVVLALLAVSQGEEGARLLASKSLLNRYAVEGRDLTLQYNIYNVGSSAALDVELSDDSFPPEDFGIVSGMLNVKWDRIAPASNVSHTVVLRPLKAGYFNFTSATITYLAQEDGPVVIGSTSAPGQGGILAQREFDRRFSPHFLDWAAFGVMTLPSIGIPLLLWYSSKRKYDTPKPKKN
- the Ssr2 gene encoding translocon-associated protein subunit beta isoform X2; this translates as MLTFSSGCLWPRMVFGVPTMRPLAFVVLALLAVSQGEEGARLLASKSLLNRYAVEGRDLTLQYNIYNVGSSAALDVELSDDSFPPEDFGIVSGMLNVKWDRIAPYPLFLATITYLAQEDGPVVIGSTSAPGQGGILAQREFDRRFSPHFLDWAAFGVMTLPSIGIPLLLWYSSKRKYDTPKPKKN